Proteins encoded in a region of the Chryseobacterium piperi genome:
- a CDS encoding SDR family oxidoreductase yields METKKVWFVTGASKGLGLTLVKRLLNEGFRVAATSRNAEALIQEIGNLSDEFLPLEVNLKDNTSVKEAVEKSIAHFGQLDVVVNNAGYGQIGTLEELSDEETRENFDVNVFGPLNVIRNVMPYLRNQGSGNIFNISSVGGLFGGFPGWGIYCSTKFAMAGFTEALAEEVKDFGVKATVVYPGYFRTDFLAKGSVRTPQNAIKAYEAARESEQLHLDTINGNQTNDPEKAAEVLIAVSKEAQPPVHLLLGSDAYEMLKNKIGILTQQSEQWKDYTLSTTYNELSSK; encoded by the coding sequence ATGGAAACAAAAAAAGTATGGTTCGTTACGGGTGCTTCAAAAGGATTAGGACTTACCCTGGTAAAAAGATTATTGAATGAAGGATTTCGTGTAGCTGCAACGTCAAGAAATGCAGAGGCTCTAATTCAGGAGATAGGAAATCTATCGGATGAATTTTTACCGTTAGAAGTTAATTTGAAAGATAATACCAGTGTCAAAGAGGCTGTTGAGAAAAGCATTGCGCATTTTGGGCAACTTGATGTTGTAGTCAATAATGCAGGATATGGACAGATAGGTACTCTGGAAGAATTATCGGATGAAGAAACCAGAGAAAATTTTGACGTTAATGTATTCGGCCCGTTAAATGTGATCAGAAATGTAATGCCTTATTTAAGAAATCAGGGTTCCGGAAATATATTCAATATCTCTTCTGTTGGAGGCTTATTTGGAGGTTTTCCGGGCTGGGGAATTTATTGTTCAACCAAATTTGCAATGGCAGGATTCACTGAAGCTTTGGCTGAAGAAGTTAAAGATTTTGGTGTAAAAGCTACTGTTGTATATCCTGGTTATTTCCGTACAGATTTCCTTGCGAAAGGCTCTGTAAGAACGCCCCAAAATGCAATCAAGGCTTATGAAGCTGCCCGTGAATCAGAACAATTGCATCTTGATACCATTAATGGAAACCAGACTAATGATCCTGAAAAGGCAGCAGAGGTACTGATTGCAGTCAGCAAAGAAGCTCAACCTCCGGTACACTTATTATTAGGAAGTGATGCCTATGAAATGCTTAAGAATAAAATAGGTATTCTTACTCAGCAATCTGAACAATGGAAAGATTATACACTGTCCACAACATATAATGAACTTTCATCCAAATAG
- a CDS encoding glycoside hydrolase family 2 protein gives MIRKITLGIFACFTMLKGMYVFSQSRQVIPLNSDWKFHKTDIQKVKKISDTIGSPVTIPHTWNNEDMQLGKDFYQGNAIYEKQFKADPAWKDKRVFIRFEGVGNVAKVLVNNQLVGEHKGAYSAFSFDISSWLRFGELNTLKVMANNEADPEVIPVNHKLFGIYGGIYRPVSLIITNRLNISVDNYAGPGVYISQKNVSQARADLSICTELNNKTGQPQEAVLLANIYDQAGKVIQSSELPVTVTAQGLQRFCHNIQLQNPHLWNGLEDPYLHKVTVQLKQQGTLVDEVSQPLGIRHIEINKKTGLSLNNKKIKLHGVTRHQDWWGFGSALSNKQHAADLEDIRDIGANSIRLAHYQQAEYVYAKSDSIGFLVWAEIPFVNATSGKEKDNALQQMKELIRQNFNHPSIYVWGMHNEVYEKNAGGYVSQVTAALHDLAKTEDPGRYTVSVNGYGTMERPENGEGDLQGMNRYYGWYEGETEDLEQWMKKLEQNYPDNKIILSEYGADGNIFQQTETIPAKFDPVNGTFFPEQRETRMHEIQWGAISKSSYLVGSYLWNMFDFAVPLWSRGGIPARNMKGLITFDRKTKKDVFYWYKANWSAQPVLYISDRRLINRKEAVTNITVYSNIGIPDLKVNGKKIPAPEKGTTDVHYIFKNVSLKKGKNKINVLIKKEGKTYTDEVYWNLN, from the coding sequence ATGATTAGAAAAATAACTTTGGGCATTTTCGCCTGTTTCACAATGTTAAAAGGGATGTATGTTTTCTCACAAAGCCGCCAGGTTATTCCATTGAATAGTGATTGGAAATTTCATAAAACCGATATTCAGAAAGTTAAAAAAATTTCAGATACAATTGGATCTCCGGTAACTATTCCTCATACCTGGAACAATGAAGATATGCAACTGGGAAAAGATTTTTACCAAGGCAATGCGATCTATGAAAAACAATTCAAAGCAGATCCGGCATGGAAAGACAAACGGGTATTCATCCGTTTTGAAGGAGTGGGTAATGTTGCGAAAGTTTTAGTCAATAATCAATTAGTAGGAGAACATAAAGGAGCTTATAGCGCATTTTCCTTTGATATATCATCATGGCTCCGTTTCGGTGAGCTCAATACTTTGAAAGTAATGGCTAATAATGAGGCAGATCCAGAGGTTATCCCTGTCAACCACAAACTGTTTGGAATATATGGCGGAATTTACCGTCCGGTTTCTTTAATTATTACCAATCGTTTGAATATCAGTGTCGACAATTATGCGGGGCCAGGCGTTTATATTTCCCAAAAAAATGTTTCCCAGGCACGGGCAGATCTATCCATTTGTACAGAACTGAATAATAAAACAGGACAACCACAAGAAGCAGTATTACTGGCTAATATTTATGATCAGGCGGGAAAGGTTATTCAATCTTCAGAATTACCTGTAACAGTAACTGCACAAGGCCTACAGCGTTTCTGTCACAACATACAATTACAAAATCCTCATTTATGGAATGGCCTGGAAGATCCGTATCTCCATAAGGTAACAGTTCAGCTTAAACAGCAAGGAACACTGGTAGATGAAGTTTCCCAGCCTCTGGGTATTCGTCATATTGAAATCAATAAAAAGACAGGCTTATCCCTGAATAATAAAAAAATAAAACTTCATGGAGTAACAAGACACCAGGACTGGTGGGGATTTGGGAGTGCTTTGAGTAATAAGCAGCACGCTGCAGACCTCGAAGATATCCGGGATATAGGCGCTAATTCTATCCGATTGGCTCATTATCAGCAAGCTGAGTATGTGTATGCAAAAAGTGACAGTATTGGCTTTTTAGTCTGGGCAGAGATTCCGTTTGTCAATGCAACCAGCGGAAAAGAAAAAGATAACGCATTGCAACAGATGAAAGAATTAATCCGACAGAACTTTAATCATCCTTCTATTTATGTTTGGGGAATGCATAATGAAGTATATGAAAAGAATGCTGGTGGCTATGTAAGTCAGGTGACCGCAGCTTTACATGACCTGGCCAAAACAGAAGACCCCGGGAGATACACCGTAAGTGTTAACGGATACGGGACTATGGAACGTCCGGAAAATGGAGAAGGAGATTTGCAGGGCATGAATCGTTATTATGGTTGGTATGAAGGAGAAACAGAAGATTTGGAACAATGGATGAAGAAGCTTGAGCAAAACTATCCGGATAATAAAATTATATTATCTGAATATGGCGCTGATGGTAATATCTTTCAACAAACGGAAACAATACCAGCCAAGTTTGATCCTGTCAATGGAACTTTTTTTCCTGAACAACGGGAAACACGAATGCATGAAATACAATGGGGAGCCATATCCAAATCTTCTTATTTAGTAGGAAGCTATCTGTGGAATATGTTTGATTTCGCAGTTCCTCTTTGGAGTCGTGGAGGTATTCCTGCCAGAAATATGAAAGGGCTGATCACCTTTGACCGGAAAACTAAAAAAGACGTTTTTTATTGGTATAAAGCAAACTGGAGTGCACAACCCGTATTGTATATTTCGGACAGAAGATTGATTAACCGTAAAGAAGCGGTCACAAACATTACGGTATATTCTAATATTGGAATTCCTGACTTAAAAGTCAATGGAAAAAAGATTCCGGCTCCGGAAAAAGGAACGACGGATGTCCACTATATATTCAAGAATGTCTCTCTCAAAAAGGGGAAGAATAAAATCAATGTCCTGATAAAAAAAGAAGGTAAAACGTATACTGATGAAGTATATTGGAATTTAAACTGA
- a CDS encoding polysaccharide lyase family 8 super-sandwich domain-containing protein — protein MRKRMTVIMLFLLSILCRANDFEIIGQRIAEEQWEQISNRSELIINTKNLSESLQNGYWKDIDYMSKARSPWPPIQHLQRVKTLTTAYTAPWSIFKGDPVVFKAIESALSYWNEHQYRSTNWWHNEIGTPRTLGLILILIQHAGIQKLDPVLQKNLIEKMNINRFNGTTGVNKADFDINLFYRGILRQDSELTSKGIEGIYSINVTTNKEGIQPDFSFAQHDIMLHIFGYGSEYFKGQVIIGDITRGTAFQMKGRQLHILSEFVRRGMLAQIRGRYINHNTFGRQISRRNFTDARGLIPYLEKMKTMDPRYKKTYENALKRISETKGPGYKMEQVFSNYWRTDFASVQNKNFLFSVKASSINTAQAETDYCGTYGNMGNGENNKGGYRSIGSTTLLMKGNEYYNIYPVWDWAKIPGTTAPQKDPIPSTDYITYGTSTFSGGVTNGKIGNYVFEMQNQFETNARKAWFLFEDKIVALGTRISSEAKENVVTTIEQSWAKGDIYQLGHNTMDKVISNDQKIQMEGSGLYHNNTAYIFPKKQKVFFSGGTQTGSWNSIACGSKATDDMVMQSKKVFKLWIDHGVHPNQSDYEYVIYPQIKQRKAQRMVDQLDVIILKNDSTVQAVLEKSTQTLQAVFYKPGSIQVRDQTIIVDKGCNLIIENINKKSSRKIYISNPDKKTERINNAIVNIL, from the coding sequence ATGAGAAAAAGAATGACTGTTATTATGCTTTTTTTGTTAAGTATTTTATGCCGCGCTAATGATTTTGAAATTATAGGTCAGCGCATTGCTGAAGAGCAGTGGGAACAGATTAGCAACAGAAGTGAACTGATTATTAATACCAAAAATTTAAGTGAGTCACTTCAGAATGGATATTGGAAGGATATAGATTATATGAGCAAAGCCCGGAGTCCATGGCCTCCGATACAGCATCTCCAAAGAGTAAAAACGTTGACAACAGCTTATACTGCACCTTGGAGTATATTCAAAGGGGATCCGGTTGTTTTTAAAGCAATTGAGAGCGCTTTGTCATACTGGAATGAGCATCAGTATCGCAGTACCAATTGGTGGCATAATGAAATTGGAACACCAAGAACATTGGGCTTGATTTTGATTCTGATACAGCATGCAGGAATTCAAAAGCTCGATCCTGTTCTCCAGAAAAATCTTATTGAAAAAATGAATATCAATCGGTTTAATGGGACTACCGGTGTTAATAAGGCAGATTTTGATATAAATCTTTTTTATAGGGGAATCCTGCGACAGGACTCTGAACTCACCTCCAAAGGTATAGAAGGAATATACAGCATCAATGTAACCACAAACAAGGAAGGAATACAGCCTGATTTTTCCTTTGCCCAGCATGATATTATGCTACATATCTTCGGATATGGCTCAGAATACTTCAAGGGACAGGTTATCATAGGAGATATCACACGGGGAACAGCCTTTCAGATGAAGGGAAGACAACTCCATATCTTATCCGAATTTGTCAGAAGAGGGATGCTGGCCCAGATTCGTGGACGCTACATTAATCATAATACCTTCGGTCGGCAAATAAGCCGGAGAAATTTTACCGATGCCAGAGGGTTGATTCCTTATCTTGAAAAAATGAAAACGATGGATCCCAGGTATAAGAAAACATATGAAAATGCGTTGAAGCGAATCTCAGAGACAAAGGGCCCCGGTTACAAGATGGAGCAGGTATTTTCCAACTACTGGCGTACAGATTTTGCATCTGTACAAAACAAGAATTTTTTGTTTTCTGTAAAAGCTTCTTCCATCAATACCGCACAGGCAGAGACGGACTATTGTGGGACTTATGGAAATATGGGAAATGGGGAGAATAATAAAGGCGGATACCGCTCTATTGGCTCTACTACCCTCTTGATGAAAGGAAATGAATATTACAACATCTATCCGGTATGGGATTGGGCAAAAATTCCAGGGACTACTGCTCCTCAAAAAGATCCTATTCCATCCACTGATTATATCACCTATGGTACTTCTACTTTTTCAGGAGGAGTAACCAATGGAAAAATAGGAAATTATGTTTTTGAGATGCAAAATCAATTCGAAACAAATGCACGAAAAGCATGGTTTTTATTCGAGGATAAAATTGTAGCCTTGGGGACAAGAATTTCGTCCGAAGCAAAAGAAAATGTAGTCACTACTATCGAACAAAGCTGGGCAAAAGGAGACATATACCAATTAGGTCATAACACTATGGATAAAGTGATATCAAATGATCAGAAAATACAAATGGAAGGTTCCGGTCTGTATCACAATAATACGGCTTATATTTTCCCTAAAAAACAAAAGGTTTTTTTCTCCGGTGGAACACAAACGGGCTCATGGAATAGTATTGCCTGTGGAAGTAAGGCAACGGATGATATGGTAATGCAAAGCAAAAAAGTCTTTAAATTGTGGATTGACCATGGTGTACATCCTAATCAATCGGACTATGAATATGTTATCTATCCACAAATAAAACAAAGAAAGGCTCAAAGGATGGTAGATCAGCTGGATGTTATCATTTTGAAAAATGATAGTACCGTACAAGCAGTATTGGAAAAATCTACGCAAACTCTGCAAGCGGTCTTTTATAAACCTGGAAGCATTCAAGTTAGAGATCAGACAATCATAGTAGATAAAGGTTGTAATCTGATCATAGAAAATATCAACAAAAAAAGCTCCCGGAAAATTTATATCTCTAACCCTGATAAAAAAACGGAAAGAATAAATAATGCGATCGTAAATATTTTATAA
- a CDS encoding glycoside hydrolase family 88 protein, with amino-acid sequence MKTLIEDNFKNADEQYKLLMKTLPADKVPQTYDAVNNKIISYERTWWCTGFYPGSLWYIYEQTKDPVIKKEAERVLDIIEPNQTYTGNHDLGFMMFCSFGNAYRITGNEKYKNIIFQSAASLSSRYKPGAQVIQSWNSSKKFNGPVIIDNMMNLELLNWVSQNGGDSKYKQIAITHSNTTLKNHFRPDYSSYHVVDYNLNTGEVIKKQTHQGYSDESAWARGQGWGLYGYTMMYRFTKDPKYLAQAQNIANFILTNSNLPEDKIPYWDFNDPKIPNVPRDASAGALIASALLELGQYTKGSEKARYLDAAKQMIISLSGPQYKAAIGENGGFILKHSTGALPLNSEIDVPLIYADYYFLEALKRYKDWYL; translated from the coding sequence ATGAAGACCCTGATAGAAGATAACTTTAAAAATGCTGATGAGCAGTATAAACTCCTCATGAAAACACTTCCTGCGGATAAAGTTCCCCAAACCTATGACGCCGTTAATAACAAAATTATTAGTTATGAACGTACCTGGTGGTGTACCGGTTTTTATCCGGGTTCTCTGTGGTATATTTATGAGCAGACCAAAGATCCGGTGATCAAAAAAGAAGCTGAAAGGGTTCTCGATATTATAGAACCTAACCAGACCTATACCGGGAATCACGATTTGGGTTTTATGATGTTTTGTAGTTTTGGAAATGCATACCGAATCACAGGAAATGAAAAATACAAAAACATTATTTTTCAGTCTGCTGCTTCTTTGTCCAGCAGATACAAACCGGGAGCACAAGTAATTCAATCATGGAATAGCAGTAAAAAGTTTAATGGGCCGGTGATTATTGATAATATGATGAATCTTGAACTTTTGAACTGGGTAAGCCAAAATGGAGGTGATTCCAAATACAAACAAATAGCTATCACCCACTCCAATACAACATTAAAAAATCATTTTCGGCCAGATTACAGTTCCTATCACGTCGTAGACTATAATCTTAATACGGGTGAGGTGATCAAAAAGCAGACGCATCAGGGATATTCTGATGAATCGGCATGGGCAAGAGGACAAGGTTGGGGATTATACGGCTATACCATGATGTATCGCTTTACCAAAGATCCAAAATACCTGGCGCAGGCGCAGAATATTGCTAATTTTATACTGACCAACTCTAATTTACCGGAGGATAAAATTCCTTATTGGGACTTTAATGATCCGAAAATACCGAATGTGCCAAGAGACGCCTCAGCGGGAGCATTAATAGCCTCTGCCCTATTGGAACTTGGACAATATACAAAAGGCTCTGAAAAAGCAAGATATCTTGATGCAGCAAAACAGATGATTATTTCTTTATCTGGTCCTCAATATAAAGCGGCAATAGGCGAAAACGGAGGGTTTATACTCAAGCATAGTACCGGAGCACTTCCATTAAATTCTGAAATTGATGTTCCTCTTATTTATGCCGATTATTACTTTTTAGAAGCCTTAAAACGTTATAAAGATTGGTATCTTTAG
- a CDS encoding helix-turn-helix domain-containing protein yields MEKTFRFNSISEFHNFCNLDGPEHPLISLIDYSKVSYPVTENEMQWIQNFYSIGLKRNVTTKFNYGQQQYDFDSGVLTFVSPLQFLRAEINQSAKVEPTGWLLLIHPDFLWNTSLAKKIKSYDFFQYAVNEALFLSDKEEKAIVEILLNIEKEYQSNIDKFTQDLIIAQIELLLIYSERFYERQFFTRKKSNHEIIERFEQTIDRFFDREHIMDHGLPTVKAIAEEMNISPNYLGSLLRIHTQQNTQSHIQNRLIDYAKERLSTTNLSVSEIAYELGFEHPQSFSKLFKQKTDQSPLEFRKFFS; encoded by the coding sequence ATGGAAAAGACATTTCGCTTTAATTCTATTTCTGAATTTCATAATTTTTGTAATCTGGATGGTCCCGAGCATCCGCTGATCAGCCTTATCGACTATAGTAAAGTTTCTTATCCTGTGACTGAAAACGAAATGCAATGGATCCAGAATTTTTATTCTATAGGATTAAAGCGGAATGTTACCACTAAATTTAATTATGGCCAACAGCAGTATGATTTTGATTCCGGAGTTTTAACGTTCGTCTCCCCGCTTCAATTTCTAAGAGCTGAGATCAACCAAAGTGCTAAAGTAGAACCCACAGGTTGGCTGCTGCTGATTCATCCTGATTTTTTATGGAATACTTCATTGGCTAAGAAAATAAAATCTTACGATTTTTTCCAATACGCTGTGAACGAAGCTTTATTTTTATCTGACAAAGAGGAAAAAGCTATTGTAGAAATTCTTTTGAACATAGAAAAAGAATACCAGTCCAATATTGATAAGTTCACCCAGGATTTAATTATTGCGCAGATCGAATTACTGCTCATCTATTCTGAACGGTTTTATGAACGACAGTTTTTTACCAGAAAAAAATCCAATCATGAGATCATAGAACGTTTTGAACAGACTATTGACCGGTTTTTTGATCGCGAACATATCATGGATCATGGATTGCCTACGGTAAAGGCAATTGCTGAAGAAATGAATATATCTCCCAATTATCTGGGAAGCTTATTGCGGATTCATACCCAGCAAAATACCCAAAGTCATATTCAGAACAGGCTTATTGACTATGCTAAAGAACGCTTAAGTACTACAAATCTATCTGTGAGCGAGATTGCCTATGAATTGGGTTTTGAGCATCCACAGTCATTCAGTAAACTCTTCAAGCAGAAGACAGACCAGTCACCTTTGGAGTTCAGGAAGTTTTTTTCATAA
- a CDS encoding Atu4866 domain-containing protein, which produces MKPTIEETKEYIGIWVTKDGYIRHELLPGNRYDEARGSRKSAYQGNYIVSGNHIDYKDDTGFTADGDFKEGILYHAGMILYKEN; this is translated from the coding sequence ATGAAACCAACCATCGAAGAAACAAAAGAATACATTGGAATATGGGTAACAAAAGACGGATATATCCGTCACGAATTACTACCAGGCAACCGATATGATGAAGCCCGTGGTTCACGGAAAAGTGCTTATCAGGGAAATTATATAGTTTCCGGAAATCATATTGATTATAAAGATGATACAGGGTTTACGGCAGATGGAGATTTTAAGGAGGGAATATTATATCATGCTGGAATGATCTTGTATAAAGAGAATTGA
- a CDS encoding alpha-L-fucosidase, with protein MQLIKQTLLICSLLGFLSLPAQNREKKQLKYGAQYKGKREDAAMQKWRSNRFGQFIHWGLYAIPGGEWKGKTYPYAAEFLKSSAHISNATWDSLSYKFNPVKFDPKAWAKMAKNMGVKYMTITTKHHEGFSLWPSKYSEFNVANTPYKKDIIGALVKAYNSEGIDVNFYYSVLDWHHPDWRYDIQSKEDSIAFSRYLNFAQNQLRELAENYPTVKGFWFDGTWDKSIKKNGWWTLKIEKMLKEIRPGVVVNSRLRADDFGSRHFDSNGDMMGDYESGYERRLPSPTDTQVIHRDWEACMTIPENQWGYHKKWDISYTKTPFELIEMLAQTTSLGGNFLLNFGPQADGMIRTEEQQIAETIGNWMKINHPAIYNGGYAKGWQRQDWGYFTQNEKDKKLYAIVFNIPISGILKIQTPEGVSIGKASLLENTNSKITIKEIAKRQINLYLPKQSFPAPFVIVLDTANENKNNYIDAKT; from the coding sequence ATGCAATTAATCAAACAAACTTTATTGATCTGTTCCTTATTAGGATTTCTTTCATTGCCAGCACAAAACCGTGAAAAGAAACAGCTAAAATATGGGGCACAATACAAAGGCAAACGTGAGGATGCTGCTATGCAAAAATGGCGAAGCAATCGGTTTGGGCAATTTATCCATTGGGGTTTATATGCTATCCCCGGCGGAGAATGGAAAGGAAAGACCTATCCTTATGCCGCAGAATTTTTAAAATCAAGTGCTCATATTTCTAACGCTACCTGGGATTCATTAAGCTATAAGTTTAATCCTGTGAAATTTGACCCAAAAGCATGGGCTAAAATGGCAAAAAATATGGGTGTAAAGTACATGACGATTACTACCAAGCATCATGAGGGCTTTTCTTTGTGGCCTAGTAAATATTCTGAGTTCAACGTAGCCAATACTCCTTACAAAAAAGATATTATAGGAGCGTTGGTTAAGGCTTATAATTCAGAAGGAATTGATGTTAATTTCTATTATTCCGTATTGGACTGGCATCACCCTGACTGGAGGTATGATATCCAATCAAAAGAAGACAGTATCGCATTTTCGAGATACCTCAATTTTGCTCAAAACCAGCTTAGAGAGCTTGCTGAAAATTATCCTACCGTAAAAGGATTTTGGTTTGATGGTACCTGGGATAAATCCATAAAGAAAAATGGATGGTGGACTTTAAAAATAGAAAAAATGCTTAAAGAAATTCGTCCGGGTGTTGTAGTAAACAGCCGCTTAAGAGCTGATGATTTTGGTTCACGCCATTTTGACTCTAATGGAGATATGATGGGAGACTATGAATCGGGGTATGAACGGCGACTCCCCTCTCCTACAGACACCCAGGTCATTCACCGGGATTGGGAAGCTTGTATGACAATTCCTGAAAACCAGTGGGGCTATCACAAAAAATGGGATATAAGTTACACCAAAACGCCGTTTGAGCTCATTGAAATGCTGGCACAGACCACTTCATTGGGTGGGAATTTTCTTCTGAATTTTGGACCTCAGGCTGATGGCATGATAAGAACGGAAGAGCAGCAGATTGCTGAAACTATCGGAAACTGGATGAAAATAAATCATCCTGCCATATATAATGGTGGGTATGCAAAAGGCTGGCAAAGACAGGATTGGGGATACTTTACACAAAATGAAAAAGACAAAAAACTGTATGCCATTGTTTTTAATATTCCTATTTCAGGAATCCTAAAGATTCAAACTCCGGAAGGAGTCAGCATTGGTAAAGCGTCTTTACTGGAAAATACTAATTCCAAAATAACCATAAAAGAAATAGCCAAAAGGCAGATCAATCTCTATTTGCCGAAACAGTCATTTCCAGCTCCTTTTGTTATTGTTTTAGATACTGCGAATGAAAATAAAAATAACTACATTGATGCAAAAACATAG
- a CDS encoding helix-turn-helix domain-containing protein, which produces MAAQSEILFDKLVYSCAFEKHRGYEEFIPDHFLGFQLSGETHAFHNQGKTIIKENTVVLVRKNQLVRTIKYPSKNTKYQFISITLDKETLQRYAAENKVTTDDIFHDKQKIFFESDAFFSNYFMSLTPYIDKTKTISSNLADLKVKEAIELILQSNPNFKNLLFDFSDPHKTDLKEFMNKNFIFNLSIDAFAKLTGRSLSGFKRDFQKTFHMPPKKWLKEKRLQEAYYLIKHKDKKPTDIYLDLGFENLSHFYYSFKEKYGLTTSEI; this is translated from the coding sequence ATGGCTGCTCAATCTGAAATATTATTTGATAAACTGGTGTACTCGTGCGCATTTGAAAAGCACAGGGGATATGAGGAGTTTATCCCGGATCATTTTTTGGGATTTCAGCTTTCGGGGGAAACTCATGCTTTTCATAATCAGGGAAAAACAATCATTAAGGAAAATACAGTGGTTCTGGTCAGGAAAAATCAATTGGTCAGAACCATAAAATATCCTTCCAAAAACACGAAATATCAATTCATTTCAATTACGCTTGATAAGGAGACTTTACAGCGATATGCTGCTGAAAATAAGGTTACAACAGATGATATCTTCCATGATAAGCAGAAAATATTCTTTGAATCGGACGCTTTTTTTTCGAATTATTTTATGTCGCTTACCCCTTATATTGATAAAACTAAAACCATCAGCTCCAATCTTGCCGACTTAAAAGTTAAGGAAGCTATTGAATTGATTTTACAGAGTAATCCAAATTTTAAAAACCTCCTTTTTGATTTTTCTGATCCTCATAAAACAGACCTGAAGGAATTCATGAATAAGAATTTTATTTTCAATTTATCGATTGACGCATTTGCAAAACTGACAGGACGTAGCCTTTCAGGCTTTAAGCGCGATTTTCAGAAAACCTTTCATATGCCTCCTAAAAAATGGCTTAAGGAAAAAAGGTTACAGGAAGCCTATTATCTCATCAAGCATAAAGATAAAAAGCCTACGGATATTTATTTAGATCTGGGATTTGAAAATCTATCTCATTTTTATTATTCATTTAAAGAGAAATATGGACTTACCACATCGGAAATCTAG
- a CDS encoding DUF4861 family protein gives MSTIMNLCSLLIGVLYSAQTLLGIELVNTMPVSRFNQAVEIPLEKLQHLKESTTFVIKDIAGNELPYQWVYQGNKKPQHLLLIADFTPKEIKKIYFSKLTPGPIPSRVSAQQIPERYDDFAWENDKVAFRVYGKALEKKPDENGYGMDVWAKRTSALVVARWYKNADYHTDHGEGLDFFKVGHSLGAGDSLPVINDSLTYLGNYTQYRVLDKGPLRTSFQLFYPPKKINNQSMGLVKTVSLDAGSQLNKVQLEYLLDKSVKLPVFVGLVHWNGKGTKTITDHYVSYWPEADKKNGSIGTAVLFESSSNNFIDRFQHLGNQVQAENKHKITYFAGAAWDKAQEIQSAEDWNSYLKSYGQSLQNPIIINIISLNQKR, from the coding sequence ATGAGTACAATAATGAATTTATGCAGCCTGCTGATTGGTGTTTTATACTCTGCACAAACCCTGCTTGGGATTGAGCTTGTCAACACGATGCCTGTTTCCCGTTTCAATCAGGCTGTAGAAATACCCTTGGAAAAACTTCAACACCTCAAGGAAAGTACAACTTTTGTCATCAAAGATATTGCAGGGAACGAACTACCTTATCAATGGGTCTACCAAGGAAACAAAAAACCTCAGCATTTATTGCTCATCGCTGATTTTACACCTAAAGAAATTAAAAAAATATATTTCTCAAAATTAACTCCTGGCCCTATTCCTTCCAGGGTTTCAGCACAACAGATTCCGGAGCGGTATGACGATTTTGCATGGGAAAATGATAAGGTTGCTTTTAGAGTTTACGGAAAAGCATTGGAAAAAAAGCCCGATGAAAATGGCTACGGTATGGATGTTTGGGCTAAAAGAACGTCCGCTCTTGTCGTTGCCCGATGGTATAAAAATGCAGATTATCATACCGATCATGGAGAAGGACTGGATTTCTTTAAGGTAGGACATTCTCTTGGGGCTGGAGACTCTTTACCGGTAATCAATGATTCTTTGACTTACTTAGGCAATTATACTCAATATAGAGTTTTAGACAAAGGTCCTTTGAGAACAAGCTTTCAACTTTTTTACCCTCCAAAAAAAATCAATAACCAAAGTATGGGTTTAGTAAAGACCGTTAGCCTTGATGCAGGATCCCAGCTCAACAAGGTGCAGCTTGAATACTTACTTGACAAATCCGTGAAATTACCCGTTTTTGTTGGCTTGGTTCATTGGAATGGTAAAGGAACGAAGACTATTACTGATCATTATGTTTCTTATTGGCCAGAAGCGGATAAAAAAAATGGAAGCATAGGTACTGCAGTGCTTTTTGAAAGCAGCAGCAATAATTTTATCGATCGATTCCAGCATTTGGGGAATCAGGTGCAAGCAGAAAATAAGCATAAAATAACCTACTTTGCCGGAGCAGCCTGGGATAAGGCGCAGGAAATACAGTCAGCAGAAGATTGGAATAGCTACCTGAAATCCTATGGACAGTCACTTCAGAATCCTATTATCATTAATATAATTTCTTTAAATCAGAAGCGATGA